The following coding sequences lie in one Arabidopsis thaliana chromosome 3, partial sequence genomic window:
- the CYP38 gene encoding cyclophilin 38 (cyclophilin 38 (CYP38); FUNCTIONS IN: peptidyl-prolyl cis-trans isomerase activity; INVOLVED IN: protein folding, photosystem II assembly, photosystem II stabilization, defense response to bacterium; LOCATED IN: in 6 components; EXPRESSED IN: 25 plant structures; EXPRESSED DURING: 14 growth stages; CONTAINS InterPro DOMAIN/s: Cyclophilin-like (InterPro:IPR015891), Peptidyl-prolyl cis-trans isomerase, cyclophilin-type (InterPro:IPR002130); BEST Arabidopsis thaliana protein match is: Cyclophilin-like peptidyl-prolyl cis-trans isomerase family protein (TAIR:AT3G15520.1); Has 2157 Blast hits to 2154 proteins in 676 species: Archae - 40; Bacteria - 1435; Metazoa - 59; Fungi - 19; Plants - 86; Viruses - 0; Other Eukaryotes - 518 (source: NCBI BLink).), producing the protein MAAAFASLPTFSVVNSSRFPRRRIGFSCSKKPLEVRCSSGNTRYTKQRGAFTSLKECAISLALSVGLMVSVPSIALPPNAHAVANPVIPDVSVLISGPPIKDPEALLRYALPIDNKAIREVQKPLEDITDSLKIAGVKALDSVERNVRQASRTLQQGKSIIVAGFAESKKDHGNEMIEKLEAGMQDMLKIVEDRKRDAVAPKQKEILKYVGGIEEDMVDGFPYEVPEEYRNMPLLKGRASVDMKVKIKDNPNIEDCVFRIVLDGYNAPVTAGNFVDLVERHFYDGMEIQRSDGFVVQTGDPEGPAEGFIDPSTEKTRTVPLEIMVTGEKTPFYGSTLEELGLYKAQVVIPFNAFGTMAMAREEFENDSGSSQVFWLLKESELTPSNSNILDGRYAVFGYVTDNEDFLADLKVGDVIESIQVVSGLENLANPSYKIAG; encoded by the exons ATGGCGGCGGCGTTTGCCTCTCTTCCCACATTTAGTGTCGTCAATTCCTCCAGATTTCCCAGAAGAAGAATCGGTTTTTCTTGCTCCAAAAAGCCCCTCGAAGTTCGTTGTTCTTCCGGCAATACTCGTTACACTAAGCAG AGAGGGGCATTTACATCACTGAAAGAATGTGCGATTTCATTAGCTTTATCGGTTGGTTTAATGGTTTCAGTACCTTCGATTGCTTTGCCTCCCAATGCTCACGCAGTGGCGAATCCAGTGATTCCAGATGTTTCAGTGTTGATCTCCGGTCCTCCGATTAAAGATCCGGAAGCTTTACTAAGATATGCATTGCCTATTGACAACAAAGCCATCAGGGAAGTGCAGAAGCCTCTTGAGGATATCACTGATAGCCTCAAGATTGCTGGCGTTAAGGCTCTAGATTCTGTTGAACGG AATGTGAGGCAGGCAAGTAGAACATTGCAGCAAGGGAAAAGTATAATTGTGGCAGGTTTTGCTGAATCGAAGAAGGATCATGGTAATGAAATGATTGAAAAGTTGGAAGCTGGGATGCAAGATATGCTTAAGATAGTGGAAGATCGAAAAAGAGACGCAGTTGCtccaaaacagaaagaaattcTCAAATATGTTGGCGG AATAGAAGAGGATATGGTTGATGGCTTTCCATATGAAGTGCCGGAAGAGTATCGGAACATGCCTCTCCTCAAGGGAAGAGCTAGTGTGGACATGAAGGTCAAGATCAAGGACAATCCCAACATCGAGGACTGTGTGTTCCGCATTGTTCTTGATGGTTATAACGCCCCTGTTACCGCCGGAAACTTTGTGGACTTGGTAGAGAGGCATTTCTACGATGGCATGGAGATCCAGAGAT cTGATGGATTTGTGGTACAAACGGGAGATCCAGAGGGTCCTGCGGAAGGATTTATCGATCCAAGCACAGAGAAAACGAGGACGGTTCCTCTAGAGATTATGGTGACTGGAGAGAAAACGCCTTTTTACGGCTCAACTCTTGAA GAACTTGGTCTTTACAAGGCTCAGGTTGTGATTCCTTTCAACGCTTTTGGGACAATGGCAATGGCAAGAGAA GAGTTTGAGAATGACTCAGGATCAAGCCAAGTGTTTTGGCTGCTAAAAGAGAGTGAGCTGACACCAAGCAATTCCAACATCTTGGATGGTCGTTACGCTGTCTTTGGTTACGTTACTGATAACGAAGATTTTCTAGCTGATCTTAAAGTTGGTGATGTTATCGAATCCATTCAAGTTGTCTCCGGTTTAGAGAACCTCGCTAACCCGAGTTACAAAATCGCCGGTTAA
- the CYP38 gene encoding cyclophilin 38 (cyclophilin 38 (CYP38); FUNCTIONS IN: peptidyl-prolyl cis-trans isomerase activity; INVOLVED IN: protein folding, photosystem II assembly, photosystem II stabilization, defense response to bacterium; LOCATED IN: thylakoid, chloroplast thylakoid membrane, chloroplast thylakoid lumen, chloroplast; EXPRESSED IN: 24 plant structures; EXPRESSED DURING: 13 growth stages; CONTAINS InterPro DOMAIN/s: Cyclophilin-like (InterPro:IPR015891), Peptidyl-prolyl cis-trans isomerase, cyclophilin-type (InterPro:IPR002130); BEST Arabidopsis thaliana protein match is: Cyclophilin-like peptidyl-prolyl cis-trans isomerase family protein (TAIR:AT3G15520.1); Has 30201 Blast hits to 17322 proteins in 780 species: Archae - 12; Bacteria - 1396; Metazoa - 17338; Fungi - 3422; Plants - 5037; Viruses - 0; Other Eukaryotes - 2996 (source: NCBI BLink).), protein MAAAFASLPTFSVVNSSRFPRRRIGFSCSKKPLEVRCSSGNTRYTKQRGAFTSLKECAISLALSVGLMVSVPSIALPPNAHAVANPVIPDVSVLISGPPIKDPEALLRYALPIDNKAIREVQKPLEDITDSLKIAGVKALDSVERNVRQASRTLQQGKSIIVAGFAESKKDHGNEMIEKLEAGMQDMLKIVEDRKRDAVAPKQKEILKYVGGIEEDMVDGFPYEVPEEYRNMPLLKGRASVDMKVKIKDNPNIEDCVFRIVLDGYNAPVTAGNFVDLVERHFYDGMEIQRSDGFVVQTGDPEGPAEGFIDPSTEKTRTVPLEIMVTGEKTPFYGSTLEVSLSKSLLVRDLYYIVF, encoded by the exons ATGGCGGCGGCGTTTGCCTCTCTTCCCACATTTAGTGTCGTCAATTCCTCCAGATTTCCCAGAAGAAGAATCGGTTTTTCTTGCTCCAAAAAGCCCCTCGAAGTTCGTTGTTCTTCCGGCAATACTCGTTACACTAAGCAG AGAGGGGCATTTACATCACTGAAAGAATGTGCGATTTCATTAGCTTTATCGGTTGGTTTAATGGTTTCAGTACCTTCGATTGCTTTGCCTCCCAATGCTCACGCAGTGGCGAATCCAGTGATTCCAGATGTTTCAGTGTTGATCTCCGGTCCTCCGATTAAAGATCCGGAAGCTTTACTAAGATATGCATTGCCTATTGACAACAAAGCCATCAGGGAAGTGCAGAAGCCTCTTGAGGATATCACTGATAGCCTCAAGATTGCTGGCGTTAAGGCTCTAGATTCTGTTGAACGG AATGTGAGGCAGGCAAGTAGAACATTGCAGCAAGGGAAAAGTATAATTGTGGCAGGTTTTGCTGAATCGAAGAAGGATCATGGTAATGAAATGATTGAAAAGTTGGAAGCTGGGATGCAAGATATGCTTAAGATAGTGGAAGATCGAAAAAGAGACGCAGTTGCtccaaaacagaaagaaattcTCAAATATGTTGGCGG AATAGAAGAGGATATGGTTGATGGCTTTCCATATGAAGTGCCGGAAGAGTATCGGAACATGCCTCTCCTCAAGGGAAGAGCTAGTGTGGACATGAAGGTCAAGATCAAGGACAATCCCAACATCGAGGACTGTGTGTTCCGCATTGTTCTTGATGGTTATAACGCCCCTGTTACCGCCGGAAACTTTGTGGACTTGGTAGAGAGGCATTTCTACGATGGCATGGAGATCCAGAGAT cTGATGGATTTGTGGTACAAACGGGAGATCCAGAGGGTCCTGCGGAAGGATTTATCGATCCAAGCACAGAGAAAACGAGGACGGTTCCTCTAGAGATTATGGTGACTGGAGAGAAAACGCCTTTTTACGGCTCAACTCTTGAAGTAAGTCTCTCAAAATCTCTCCTTGTCAGAGacttatattatatagtcttttaa
- a CDS encoding Protein kinase superfamily protein codes for MKEKAESGGGVGYVRADQIDLKSLDEQLQRHLSKAWTMEKRKSLSDGEDNVNNTRHNQNNFGHRQLVFQRPLLGGGYSNNNNSSKNDIIRSTEVEKSRREWEIDPSKLIIKSVIARGTFGTVHRGIYDGQDVAVKLLDWGEEGHRSDAEIASLRAAFTQEVAVWHKLDHPNVTKFIGAAMGTSEMSIQTENGQMGMPSNVCCVVVEYCPGGALKSFLIKTRRRKLAFKVVIQLSLDLARGLSYLHSQKIVHRDVKTENMLLDKSRTLKIADFGVARLEASNPNDMTGETGTLGYMAPEVLNGSPYNRKCDVYSFGICLWEIYCCDMPYPDLSFSEVTSAVVRQVFQNDLFNYPFRN; via the exons atgaaggagAAGGCGGAGAGTGGTGGAGGAGTAGGATACGTGAGAGCAGATCAGATAGATTTAAAGAGTCTGGACGAGCAATTGCAGAGACACTTAAGTAAAGCATGGACgatggagaagaggaagagtttgAGTGATGGTGAAGATAACGTCAATAACACCCGACATAACCAGAACAACTTCGGACATCGACAGCTTGTGTTTCAGAGGCCGCTTCTTGGTGGTGGAtatagcaacaacaacaacagcagcaaGAACGACATAATTAGGTCGACCGAGGTTGAGAAGTCGAGGAGAGAGTGGGAGATTGATCCTTCTAAGCTTATAATCAAAAGTGTGATTGCTAGAGGTACTTTTGGTACGGTTCACCGTGGAATCTACGATGGTCAAGATGTCGCCG TAAAACTACTAGACTGGGGAGAAGAGGGGCACAGGTCAGACGCAGAGATAGCTTCGCTTAGAGCTGCTTTCACTCAAGAAGTTGCTGTGTGGCATAAGCTCGACCATCCCAATGTCACCAAG ttcatAGGAGCGGCGATGGGGACATCGGAGATGAGCATACAAACGGAAAACGGGCAAATGGGAATGCCGAGTAACGTTTGCTGTGTCGTGGTTGAGTATTGCCCCGGCGGCGCTCTCAAGTCATTCCTCATCAAAACTCGCCGCCGCAAACTCGCCTTCAAAGTCGTTATCCAACTCTCCCTTGATCTTGCTCGCGG GTTGAGTTACTTGCACTCTCAGAAGATTGTGCATAGAGACGTGAAAACGGAGAACATGCTTTTAGATAAGTCACGCACCTTAAAGATTGCAGATTTTGGTGTGGCTCGTCTAGAGGCTTCAAACCCTAACGACATGACCGGTGAGACCGGAACCTTGGGCTATATGGCTCCTGAGGTGCTAAACGGGAGTCCCTACAACAGAAAGTGCGATGTGTATAGCTTTGGGATATGTCTTTGGGAGATTTACTGTTGCGACATGCCTTATCCTGACCTCAGCTTCTCCGAAGTAACCTCCGCCGTCGTCCGCCAGGTCTTTCAAAACGACCTTTTTAACTACCCTTTTCGTAATTGA
- a CDS encoding Protein kinase superfamily protein (Protein kinase superfamily protein; FUNCTIONS IN: protein serine/threonine/tyrosine kinase activity, kinase activity; INVOLVED IN: protein amino acid phosphorylation; LOCATED IN: cellular_component unknown; EXPRESSED IN: 8 plant structures; EXPRESSED DURING: LP.06 six leaves visible, 4 anthesis, petal differentiation and expansion stage; CONTAINS InterPro DOMAIN/s: Protein kinase, catalytic domain (InterPro:IPR000719), Serine-threonine/tyrosine-protein kinase (InterPro:IPR001245), Serine/threonine protein kinase-like, ATMRK (InterPro:IPR015783), Protein kinase-like domain (InterPro:IPR011009), Serine/threonine-protein kinase, active site (InterPro:IPR008271); BEST Arabidopsis thaliana protein match is: Protein kinase superfamily protein (TAIR:AT5G50000.1); Has 129107 Blast hits to 127633 proteins in 4815 species: Archae - 144; Bacteria - 13952; Metazoa - 48674; Fungi - 11933; Plants - 33456; Viruses - 637; Other Eukaryotes - 20311 (source: NCBI BLink).) codes for MKEKAESGGGVGYVRADQIDLKSLDEQLQRHLSKAWTMEKRKSLSDGEDNVNNTRHNQNNFGHRQLVFQRPLLGGGYSNNNNSSKNDIIRSTEVEKSRREWEIDPSKLIIKSVIARGTFGTVHRGIYDGQDVAVKLLDWGEEGHRSDAEIASLRAAFTQEVAVWHKLDHPNVTKFIGAAMGTSEMSIQTENGQMGMPSNVCCVVVEYCPGGALKSFLIKTRRRKLAFKVVIQLSLDLARGLSYLHSQKIVHRDVKTENMLLDKSRTLKIADFGVARLEASNPNDMTGETGTLGYMAPEVLNGSPYNRKCDVYSFGICLWEIYCCDMPYPDLSFSEVTSAVVRQNLRPEIPRCCPSSLANVMKRCWDANPEKRPEMEEVVAMLEAIDTSKGGGMIPPDQQQGCFCFRRHRGP; via the exons atgaaggagAAGGCGGAGAGTGGTGGAGGAGTAGGATACGTGAGAGCAGATCAGATAGATTTAAAGAGTCTGGACGAGCAATTGCAGAGACACTTAAGTAAAGCATGGACgatggagaagaggaagagtttgAGTGATGGTGAAGATAACGTCAATAACACCCGACATAACCAGAACAACTTCGGACATCGACAGCTTGTGTTTCAGAGGCCGCTTCTTGGTGGTGGAtatagcaacaacaacaacagcagcaaGAACGACATAATTAGGTCGACCGAGGTTGAGAAGTCGAGGAGAGAGTGGGAGATTGATCCTTCTAAGCTTATAATCAAAAGTGTGATTGCTAGAGGTACTTTTGGTACGGTTCACCGTGGAATCTACGATGGTCAAGATGTCGCCG TAAAACTACTAGACTGGGGAGAAGAGGGGCACAGGTCAGACGCAGAGATAGCTTCGCTTAGAGCTGCTTTCACTCAAGAAGTTGCTGTGTGGCATAAGCTCGACCATCCCAATGTCACCAAG ttcatAGGAGCGGCGATGGGGACATCGGAGATGAGCATACAAACGGAAAACGGGCAAATGGGAATGCCGAGTAACGTTTGCTGTGTCGTGGTTGAGTATTGCCCCGGCGGCGCTCTCAAGTCATTCCTCATCAAAACTCGCCGCCGCAAACTCGCCTTCAAAGTCGTTATCCAACTCTCCCTTGATCTTGCTCGCGG GTTGAGTTACTTGCACTCTCAGAAGATTGTGCATAGAGACGTGAAAACGGAGAACATGCTTTTAGATAAGTCACGCACCTTAAAGATTGCAGATTTTGGTGTGGCTCGTCTAGAGGCTTCAAACCCTAACGACATGACCGGTGAGACCGGAACCTTGGGCTATATGGCTCCTGAGGTGCTAAACGGGAGTCCCTACAACAGAAAGTGCGATGTGTATAGCTTTGGGATATGTCTTTGGGAGATTTACTGTTGCGACATGCCTTATCCTGACCTCAGCTTCTCCGAAGTAACCTCCGCCGTCGTCCGCCAG AATTTGAGACCAGAGATACCTAGATGTTGTCCAAGCTCGCTGGCGAACGTGATGAAGAGGTGTTGGGATGCGAATCCGGAGAAGCGGCCGGAGATGGAGGAAGTTGTGGCTATGTTGGAGGCTATTGATACTTCCAAAGGCGGAGGAATGATTCCTCCTGACCAACAACAAGGCTGTTTCTGTTTCCGCCGACACCGAGGCCCATGA